The genome window GGCAATCCACTCGCATTCTTCGCATTGCAGGTAAGGCGAGTAGCCCCGCCGGTTCTGAAACAGAATGCTTTGCTCGCCCCGTTCCATATTTTGTTGCAGGCCATCCAGTAAGGCAGACGAAAACTCATTTTTCATCTTTTTCTGGTGCTTTTCTACCCGCGTATTCACCAGAATAATATCCGGCAAAGCAGCGTTTCCGTAGCGTTGCAACAGCTCCACAAGTCCGTAACGGCCCTGCTGAGCGTGGAAATAGCTCTCGATGGAGGGCGTGGCCGACCCCAGCAGCACTTTGGCGCTCTGGCGCTGCGCAATCATCATCGCTACGTCGCGGGCGTGGTAGCGCGGAGCCGGATCGTGTTGCTTGTAGGAGGTTTCGTGCTCTTCGTCCACAATGATCAGGCCCAGGTTATCAAAAGGCAGAAAGATGGCCGAACGAACGCCAACCACAAACTGATACTGCCCGGAAATAATGCCTTTCCAGACTTCTACGCGCTCGTTATCGGAGAAACGGGAGTGGTAGATCCCCATTTTATCGCCAAAAACCTTTTTCAACCGCACGACAATCTGCGTCGTCAGGGCAATTTCGGGCAGTAGGTAAAGCACCTGAGAGCCACTATCCAGTACCTGCTGAATCAGGTTGATGTATACTTCGGTTTTGCCCGAACCCGTAATGCCGTGTAGCAAGACGATGTCTTTTTCCTGAAAGTGCTGTAAAATCTGATTCGCTGCCTGGGTTTGTGCCTCAGTAAGCTGAATCTGCACCGTTGGCCCGCCCGTATCTTCGGGGAAGCGCGGCAAAATAATCTCAAACGATTCGAAAACCTGATTTTTGATCAGCGTTTGCAGCGATGATTGCGAGAGGGTATCGTCCTGGTTAAAGATTGCCTTATCCACCCCTTTGCGGTTCAGCGCCGGGTTGTTCAGCACCGGCACGTGCTGCAAATACCGCATCACAATCTCCTGCTGTTTCGGCACCTTATCCAGGGCGTTAATCAACGCAATGAGTTGGGCCTTTTCTTCGTAATCAGGAGCTAACCGAACTTTCCGCACCATTTTCGGGACGTATTTCTCCCGCACTTCTTCAAACACAATCACGGCATGCTTGCCGATGAGCGACTTAATCGTGGTCGGAACCGCCGTTTCACCCACCAGCCGACCCAGCTCTTCGTACGAAAGCGCCGGATGTTTTTTCAGCTCTTCCAGCAACCCTTTTTCCGTTTCGGTCAGTAAATCAGGATGATCAAAATCAGGGTTATACTGTACCTTCGACTGGCTGGTGATTTTCAAGCCCGACGGCAAGGCCACGTTCAGGACTTCGCCGATGGTACACAGGTAATAATCAGCCATCCACTGAAAAAGCTCCAGCTGATAGCCCGTCACGAGCGGGTATTCGTCTAAAAGTTCGAGAATGTATTTTGCCTGGTAGTTGCTGGGCGGCTGCGTATGAATCCGCCCCACAACGGCCGTATAAACCCGGCTTTTCCCAAAAGGCACAATCACCCGAGCGCCCACCTTCAGCAAATCGACCATATCGCGCGGCACGCGGTAAGTAAACAGCTTCGGAATTGGAACAGGCAGAATTAAGTCGGCGAAGTAGGTTGTCTCTTCGTTAAAGTCAAATGTCAGCGGTAGCAAAGCAGTAACAGCAATTAGTAAGGCAATTTACTCAGATATTTTCTTAATGAATGGATTTTGGGTAAACCCTTCCGATACTATTTTGCGTTCCAATAAAAAGAAGTTTCGACTATGGACATATACGATGTCATCATTATTGGCGGCGGACCCTGCGGTCTGGCGGCGGGCATTGAAGCAAAAAAAGCGGGCTTGAGCC of Tellurirhabdus bombi contains these proteins:
- the priA gene encoding replication restart helicase PriA translates to MTFDFNEETTYFADLILPVPIPKLFTYRVPRDMVDLLKVGARVIVPFGKSRVYTAVVGRIHTQPPSNYQAKYILELLDEYPLVTGYQLELFQWMADYYLCTIGEVLNVALPSGLKITSQSKVQYNPDFDHPDLLTETEKGLLEELKKHPALSYEELGRLVGETAVPTTIKSLIGKHAVIVFEEVREKYVPKMVRKVRLAPDYEEKAQLIALINALDKVPKQQEIVMRYLQHVPVLNNPALNRKGVDKAIFNQDDTLSQSSLQTLIKNQVFESFEIILPRFPEDTGGPTVQIQLTEAQTQAANQILQHFQEKDIVLLHGITGSGKTEVYINLIQQVLDSGSQVLYLLPEIALTTQIVVRLKKVFGDKMGIYHSRFSDNERVEVWKGIISGQYQFVVGVRSAIFLPFDNLGLIIVDEEHETSYKQHDPAPRYHARDVAMMIAQRQSAKVLLGSATPSIESYFHAQQGRYGLVELLQRYGNAALPDIILVNTRVEKHQKKMKNEFSSALLDGLQQNMERGEQSILFQNRRGYSPYLQCEECEWIADCHNCAVSLTYHMRDSELRCHYCGHKETVPKVCPACGSPKVRTIGFGTEKIEDQLQIIFPEARIQRMDLDTTRSKNAYQQIIKEFESGSVDILVGTQMISKGLDFDKVSLVGIFDADRIIHFPEFRATERAFQMITQVSGRAGRRADRRGRVLIQTSNPQQAVLMKVLENDYRGLFEEEIIERQNFNYPPFSRLIKLTIKHQEETISKQAAERLAQKLTEKLGSSRVLGPEKPLVERIRNLFLYDIIVKLERAINPKAAKAFIQEQILDVLSDKGLKAVTVVADVDCL